From Arachis hypogaea cultivar Tifrunner chromosome 3, arahy.Tifrunner.gnm2.J5K5, whole genome shotgun sequence:
caccataataaagaaattataatattagatataaaaaaatctttaacccttattcttgatcactttcaacatcttcatcatcattaaaagtTTGCAAATCAAGATTTAAACCTGAAAATCAAAAGatataacaattaacaaattaaaatcatatcttaATAAAGATCAGAATGCATAAATGAAAAATCAGAATACATAACAAGTTCTGCCACTTATTTTATGCAGATATTGGATGCTATTAAATCAACTGTTGGCTACTGATGAGGTTAATCACAATCTTTCAACCATCTATGTGATCTTGAATTCACGTGATCATCATAATGATCATGTTTGGGACAAAATGAATTTGTATAATGCATTGCAGACTATGAAAATCTGGAGATTAAGTTAATCATAGCTTCTCCAAAtgtaaaacatttttaaaaaataataataataagaaataatgaatgaAACTTGAAAATCAATAACCATACATTCATATATTAGGCCCATCCTTGTAGTTCTATATATAATAGGATTGTAACACATGAAATATTTAGATGAGAATATGAGAATACATGCTAAGccaattgaattaaattagatAACCATAAACAAACTTTTTCTATTTGTATATGTCTATAGCTTATTCCCTGTTTCTTGATTTCATCATAATTCAGAACACTGCTGCACATTATGGATTCCCCACAGAAACTGAAATTGCTTGATTGGAAACTGAAAACACAAGACATTGGGGGCGGAAAAACATCAAGCTAAGTTCAGATCTGAAGTGAAGTGAAGTTCATTTCATATACCAGATATAGTAAATAAGCAGAATGAAAACATTTGTCCTCTTCAAGTACAAAGTTGACTTTAAAATAGAACTAAAACTCTAGAAGATTAAATATTGAACTAACTTGTCAATTTCGGAGGAATTTAGAGAAAGTGAGAGAGATGGTAGGTAGTGTGAAACCTGTTCAGGAGCAGGGAATTTTAGAGTGGAGTCAAAAGGCTTCTCATCTTGAGAAACCTTAAAAGACATCAAGTGTGGAACAGCATAGACTTTGCTTGAGAAAAGCCACTGAGCAGTAGAGCCCTTGGTGAAGCCTACAATACAAATTAGAGACTCAATTTCCCACTCAACACTCAGATCATAGAGTTTCACAACTTGGAATCTATTAATTACCCTATGTCTACCTACTTGTTTATTAGAAATACCTAATCAACAAATTGGCATTActaatttttgtaataataaaaaaattcagaacACTTCCGCACATTACTAATTCTGCTAATTTCAAATGCCCAATTCTCTCCATAATTAGAACACCTTGGGCATATTCCCTTTCATAAACCAAATCACTCTAATCTTGAGGGGTCCATTCAGTACTCAATGACAATTACAAAATCAgattaaaatcaaaattcaaaatgcataaaaatgataaatcaaaACTAAACATGCACTTCTTATCAGTCAAAAATATTGTTATCAAAACTAAATATGCACTTCTCATCAATCAaaacaactttaatttttcaaatctaGTAGAGCATGCCTGTGGGATGGCAAATCTGCAAACACAGAGGGGCTCAAAGACTTACCGGTGGTTAGAGACAGAGAAAAAGGGCTTCGGTGACAGGCTCACATGCAACAGCGACGGACAAGCTCACAGCGACAGCGACCAAGCGATGAATCTGTGGAAGAACAAGAGAAGAACTTAGATCTCACAACGATGGAGAGATAGAGagcacgagagagagagagagagagagagagagaggggaactTACGGAGCTGTGCGAGCTGAGCAGCGAGGGCGAGGAGTTGCGCGACTGAGCAGCGAGGGCGAGGAGTTGTGCGGCTGAGCAGCGACGGGCCGACGGCAGGCGGGAGGTGAGCAGCGACAGTAAGGAGCAGTGGGACTAAGTGGTGACGCCAAGGAATTGCAACGACGGCAAGGAGCTGCGAAGCGACGGCGCAATGGCGGAGAGGAGATGAGAGGCTGAGCTGAAGAGCAAAGGGACTTGGGGTCTCAGGTCTGATCTCTGATGGTTGGTGGATTGGAGGCAaaccctaatatatatatatatatattaagtactCCGGGatgggtaggggcgggtttaccctgaccccgaccccgccccgccccgctacACTACCCGCCCCGATCAAAACCCGCCCCGCCCTCGGGTCAGGTTTAAACCCGCCCCGAGCGggtcgggtacccgcgggttcgggtacTCTTGCCACCCCTACCTGGAGCTCTTCATCCATTGCTCTTCGCCATTCTAGAAACTTGACTGCTTGATGGAAGAAGGCAGGTTCAGGGATTGCAGCAACATTGGCAATGAAAGCACAGTGAGGTTGAGAGAGATGTTTAAAATTCATGTGGTAAACATTGTGGCATTGATAATCCTTGAGGTACGGAGGTGGTCTTGATGGTCTAGATGTTCGGCGAGGCTCAGTGGTGGGAATCGCCTGAGATGAAGCTGAGACTTGTTGAAGTTGTGGCTCTACATTGGTGGCAGGTGAAGAGGAACTAGGTGTCACATCGGGAAGGAAAAGAGGCATGACCACATCAGGAAAGATATCAACAATGGTGCTGGAAGTCTTAGAGGATTGTTGAAATGAAAACTCAGACTCCACAAAGGTAACGTCCCTCGAGATAAAAATCTTCTTAGCGATTGGATCATAGAGCTTATATCCCTTGTAGCCAGAAGGATATCCAATGAAAACTGAGCGCACTGCACGTGGAGAGAATTTGTGTTATTTGGAAATGAGGGTGGAAGCATGAGCTAGACAACCAAAGACCCGTAAAGAATGGTAGTCTGACTGTTCGGAGAATAACTTCTCATATAGTGAGCTATATTGAAGGGCTGGACTTGGCAATCTATTGATTAGAAATGTGGCAGTCAGAACACATTCGCCCCAAAATTCAATTGGAGCATTGGATTGGAAGAATAGAGATTGAGCCACATTGAGCAAATGATGGTGTTTTCGTTCAACTACGAAGTTCTGCTCAGGCCTTTCGACACATAAGAATTGATGCACTATCCCTTTCGAATTGAGGTATTCGGTGAGGGAAAGTTCACCTGTATTGTCCGATCGCATTTGCTTCACCCTGGTCTTAAATTGAGTCTCAACCATATTGAAGAAATTGATAAGAGTATTAGCAGCATCAGATTTATGTTTCAACAAGAAGGTCCATGTGAATCTAGAGTGATCATCCACAACAGTAAGAAAAAATCTCATATTATTATATGTAGAGACACGATAAGGCCCCCAAATATCACAATGAACCAAAtcaaaaatggaagaacaaaaggTATTATTTGATTGAAAGGATAAACGCCTAAGTTTGGCTAATGGACACACATCACAATTGGAGTGATTGAATTTTAAGGGTGTTGAAGACAAAATAGAATTCAACCTATTGAAGACTTTTTCAGACGTATGACCTAATCTTGCATGTCAAGTAGAGCTACTAACAGAAAAAACTAAATGACAATTATCAACATCAAGAGAGGGAGCATGCATTAAGGGTGGTGATTGTAGAACAAACAGATCATCAACTTCATCACCTCTGCCAATCACTTGCTTGGAGTTCTTCTTCTATATCACAAATGATAGGTCAGAAAGATGGACACTACAATTTGACAATTTTAGAAGGGAACTAACCGAAATCAAATTGACTCTAAAGGATGGAATGAATATGACATTAACAAGTGTTAAAGAGGGTTGAGGACAACATTACTAATGGCTAATGCACGGATTTTGGTATGATCAGATAAAGCAACAAAGTGGTTAGATAATGATTTTGGCTCAATTAGAGAATTAAAGGAGTTGGTGATGTGGGTGGTAGCACCTGAATCAACAATCCAGACAATTGGAATTGCCTTTTGGTTCATGTAACAAGAAGAGAACACTTCACCTGCACATATCTCAGGTTCAATGTCTTGAACAGCTTGCTATGGTTGAAGAAGAGCCATCAATTGGTTGTATTGAGCTGCcatgagagagaagggagaggtgACTGATGAATCTTGCACTTCTTGAGCATGATTCACTTGAGCCACATGATGCACCTAAGGCTTGGGAGTCTTGTTTTGCAGATAGCCTGGTGGATAGCCATGAAGGCGATAACACTTGTCTTCAGTGTGTCCCATGAGTCCACATTGAGAGCAAGTTAGACGATCTTTCTTACCCTTTGGCTTCGAATTTTGATGCAGAGAGAACTTCGGAGACTACTTGACTGCGAATACCATGTGCTGGCTAGGTTAAGGAGAAGTAAGTGCACATTGTTTCTCTTCTTGCAAGACCAGAGAGAAAACTTTGTCAATTGAAGGAAGGGGATCTGATAACAAGATTTGGCTTCTAACATTTGCCAAATTTTTATTGAGCCCCATGAGGAACAGCATGACATATTCTTGATCGAGGTAGGTTTGAATCGATTTAACACCACCGCAGGAGCACGAGACCAGAGGCTTGAAGGTATTGAGTTCTTCCCAAAGGATCTTCAACTTTGTGAAATATTGTGAAACAGAGAGAGAGCCTTGGGTCAGTGACATGAGAGATCGTTTCAGCTCAAAGATACGAGGTGCATTGCTTTGAGAGAAACGAGTCTCCAGGTCCTGCCAAAGGAGAGCAGTTGAACCCGCGTAGATCACGCTCGTGACAATGTCCTTGGAGATCGAGTTTAACAACCACGTCGTGACGATGTCGTTGGTGCATTCTGCAAGCACGAGATGAACAGTTGGATCTGGTTTCTGCAAAAAACCATCAATGAAGCCAATCTTGCGTTTGCCACTCAATGCAAGATGCATCGATCTGCACCACGAACCATAATTGTCTTTTTGGAGCGGCTGAGAAATCGGCAAAGACCGTGCCGGAGAGGTCAAGTTGCCTTGGGAGGGATTCGATTCAAAGATTGTGGACATCTTGATTGGAATCGGTGAAGCAAACATcttgaaaaagaaaggaaggagaagaaaaaagaggcaagaaaatcaaaaaatttttCCGAAAAATCACCAGGAGAAGAAAAGTGTAGCAGAATCGTGAAGAGAATTCACTTCTGATACCATGTTATAACATGCAAATGCAGAGAGAAAATGAGTGATCTCATTGATTAATTCTGTTACAGATGGGATATATATTCATGTACATAACATATAAGGGTCTAACTGCTTAATGAGGGAAGGGTACTCTAactaactaatcaattatattgAAGAAAAGCTAACTAACTAAGTTACATGAGTGACTGACTATTGGTTAGACTAGTGACTAATTAACTTAGATGGTCCATAATACACTCTAAGCTATTCTGTTAGGGTTAGAGTTAACTCTAAACCTTGGATACATGAATGTTTGCATGTAGGTAGATTCTAAAGTAGTAGTAAGTCTCTGTCTTTAAGGAACCATCGAGTTGCACTCTACAAGAGCATTAGTTTTAGCTATTAAATATCGTTACAGTAGACTAAACAATTGAAACATTACTCATAAATTCTGAAAAATGAATGCTTATGCAGATAGATTGACATGGCAAGAGCATGCGTTTCAGTTGGGATGTCATTTTTTTCTCTATTCCCTCAtgtatttctttaaattttcatatagattttattGAAACTGCTTTTTTTAAGATAATATCTATCTAGTTTTTTTTAGAACTTTATGTCTCTATatctataaaaaaaagttaaaaattattaaataatttaataaatttagctaaataaaaataactacacgtagtttttattttttattatcatacaTGAGGAAGAAGTGAAAGTAGCTAGAAAGCAATACAGCACTTATCATTATAATATAAGCATGACATGGTTGAGCGCCATCGATGACCACACCATGCATGtttgaagaaataaaaaagaacaaaaatacataaataaataaagatagcCAGGTCCATGGCGGCATACACTTGCTTTACAGCATAAATGCTGAGTTTGGCATTATTCCTTTTTGTTCCTCTTTTATTAGTCGTTATTCATTATTTTCCACTACTGGCTGAATGCAACCGCTTCTATTTCTCTATTAATTGGTTTTAGGGCCTAATGAAGAAAATTacttaaagaaaagaaaacatgagtAGTCTTATTCCTCTCTTGTATGTATTATACGTACCCTCCCTAATACGGCATAAGTGATGTTTATATTATGGGGCTCAtttattaatgataggtgaagggGGTCATCAAGTGCTAGCTTGCTACATGGCATATGGTGCAAATTGTTCAATTTTGTCTTCCATATATGGAATATGCTACTTACACTCTTTCTTAGAAGCTGCATGCATGCATGTGCTGTTGTTTCTTCTTTTAATATATAGACATGTGATCTAATATGATGTTGACAATGATGATAGATGATACAAcataacaaattcagcaataagATCTCATTCATAATAGAACCTCATAGCATTCAAGTGGTATGAACCACCATTGTTGAAAGTATTAGGAAATAGCTTGATCATCAGAatggatttgaaagaaaattcgACCGCCTAGCTAATAAGGAGTCAGAGCATTATCTTAATAATAGAATCGGTAGAGTCATTAGTGAGTGAGTGAGAGGAGCAAACAATATCAGGTGTTCATGGGTCCGATATCTGCGGTATTTATCCGAATCTGATTTGAGAATTGTGGATATCGATTTGATCCGTAAGGTTATAGGATCGGTTCCGATTCACAAGGTTATCGGATTGCGAATTTTATGTTTGTATTCGCATATTCGGGGAtctccaaaaataaataaataaataaataaatatttttttatattttatttcaattgatatattatatatattgtatgattttatttttattatttaagaaaagtatgtttaataatattttaagagtaaacatgtttaaaagagtaaaaaaataatattttattaatatttttaaataaaaataatttttttaaatatttatatattttgtggatATATCCGATTAGATCTGATTCGATCTGCAAATGTacgaatcggatcggatccaaactTAAAAATCGTAAATATTGGATCTGATCCGATAATTTTAGTACAGATTGAATGAAAATTTTGACCATACTCGTCGCGTTCACTGCAAAACAATATAGAAGCTAAATTAGAAAATGAATCACCAAGTTTGTTGTTTTTTGGGGGCACGCACTAATTTTGACTAATTCAACTTCATTCCATGCCCTCTTATAACAAACAACGACTTGTAAAAGAATATTTTTCCATGGCAAAATCCTAACTGATTAAGGAAATAAATAAACCCATCGCCCCAGAGGCTCAGATTAGCTATTTTCTTTGATAATGGCTGATGACAAGCAAAATGGTTCATAGTCCAAACAAGGGTAATATTATGTTAGGTAAGTTTTTCATATTGTTTTGTTTGGCTaactaaaagataattttttatattttttatatctcaaagttataataaaaatattacatacatacaaaaaatttattattaaattagttattatatatttatttataaatacttatattatttaacttatttttaatatatattttatattttaatatatattttatataagtgattgatttttttatttatatctaatataattaaacttataaataaaaatattatccatacaataaataaattattatatatttatatataaatatatattatttaatttatttttaatatatattttatattttaatatgtatttatactaactaattttaatattcaaCTAATATGGTTAACTTATAATATATAAACGACTGTGGAATTTTTCTCTTTACCGTAAATTTTCTGCTATATATAGTTTAATTCTGTTACCTTGTTAATTAGTATTTATAGGAATGAATAATTCATAATatgtattcaaaaaaaattattaatcaattatttatatagaatatatattaaaaatatataaaatatttacttatacataaatataaaataattaatttaataattattttatatatatattacatttttatttagAATTACTGGAAATTAACACATTTAGTAAAAAAAGAAATTACTGGAAATTAACACATTTAgttaaaaagaaataagaaattaactAGTATTTACTCAaatataaagtaataaaaaaaatgtcgACACTCTAAAATTTGTGTTAAATAAACTAAAGA
This genomic window contains:
- the LOC140183666 gene encoding uncharacterized protein: MFASPIPIKMSTIFESNPSQGNLTSPARSLPISQPLQKDNYGSWCRSMHLALSGKRKIGFIDGFLQKPDPTVHLVLAECTNDIVTTWLLNSISKDIVTSVIYAGSTALLWQDLETRFSQSNAPRIFELKRSLMSLTQGSLSVSQYFTKLKILWEELNTFKPLVSCSCGGVKSIQTYLDQEYVMLFLMGLNKNLANVRSQILLSDPLPSIDKVFSLVLQEEKQCALTSP